In the Populus trichocarpa isolate Nisqually-1 chromosome 8, P.trichocarpa_v4.1, whole genome shotgun sequence genome, CTAACGCATAAAAGGGATGCAGTGAAAACTAAATTTGAACATGCAAGGACATGGTTGGTATGAGGGTATTTtagacataaaaatatatttttataataatttttttttggaatacgTAGAAGCTTTCGATCAAATCACCAAAGTTTTGGAATTTTCtatttcttgattgttttttcataacTTTATAGTTTGTGAATTTCagagtgtttttttcttaattattttaaaatattttcacaaaATACAACGGCTAAGAATTTCCAAAACTTTCTGGTTTGAGTGTttcaaacaacaaaattattccTGAAacgttttaaaaatttaagtttcttgttcaaaaatcaagattttcttacaacttctttttaaaactaacggctattatttttcaagatattttaattatatttttttactaaaaaattaatatatgggttatttataatttatttttatttcacgGATATTCCTCAGcgtttttatgttttctaaaaaacacTGATTTTTAAATCCCttaagcatttttaaaaatgttagtcactaagaaattttcaattatttttcctagattttaaccttttctttcttaaatatttttataaattttagtgaatgatttttctggattttttaattaattaaaattctttatatttactttttttcccaaaaaactattatattttcatacgctaattgtttttgaaactttttatttcttaagagattttggttttttttatttttttaatattttcgaAACTCTTATTTTGATATTCATCTtaccatttaattaaattctgaCTGGGTTGGGTTGATTAAATTTTGCCAAGCAGAACTTTACAAATCCTTCTCACAAGGGCATTTTTGCTATATTAATCGAAACAAAGGGACTATTCGGGTTTTTCCATTTCCCCCAGTGTTCCGAGATATTTGCGACCGCTCTAGCCTCTACTCTCTAGCCCATCCTGTCCTTCTTAGCCCATTGTGGGCTTTAAATAAGCCCATCTGTGTCCTCGAAGAGCTTGAAAGTGGATCCAAGACTTTCTGAAACATTAATTAGCCCAACAGGACTTATTTGTTAACttcttttaaaaacttaataGCAGAgttatttagaaattatttttatttcataaatatattcaagatttatttataagaataCTTATTTCttaattccttaaaaaaatttaaaaacaccaaaaaataattaatttaaagtaaagaaaaaaataaaaattttgaattttttaaaaatattttaaaaaaacaaaaacaaacaaactttaTATCTTCATTTACCCGGTGtttattatctttaaataaaatagaatataaaatattatcaatatagtttatttaaaaagttaattggCATgtgttaacaaaaataaaaaagtactctattaattaaattttataagtatagttacttaaatgaaaaacaaaaatcagtgAAGGGtctaaaaaaaccacaaaatataaatactttATGTATCAttatctaaaacaaaataataacataGGATAAAATGaagcattaaaaaacaaatactttattaaaagaattcaGAATAGgtccttaatttaatttaataaataatactttatccGGCCACTATTGCTGATAAGGACTTGATTGCGTGACGAATTTAGCCCGCCTTGACCCGCCAGCATGTCTTTCCCAACACTAATTGTCAGGATCCTATCTATGGcccaccaaataaaaaaaaaagttagcagCTTTTTGGCTTTTTGCCCCCATTgattgaaaaatccaaaataaaattccaactAGCACAATTGCTTCGTTCCCGGGACTCTTTGGTTCTGCATGCAGCTGCAATAACAAACGAAGTTTCGAGTGAGTTTCGAATTGCGTTTAGATGTCTTTTAAAagcatttatattttcaaaaagcatatattttttaataattttaatttattaatagtaaaaataataaagttatttttacaaAGTAAtatcttctgttttttaaaagttttaaaaatacattttactttaaaataatcaatttagtGTTTCTCATAATTGtaatgttttaatgttaaaaaaaattaacaaaattatttcaatatattttttaataaaaaatatttttttaaaatataacaccGCGCAATATTAAACACACGCAAATTCATGCTAAAAGCAAGTTTTTTCGCAGCAAAaacagtgtttttaaaaaacttaaaatatttttttaaaattaatttatttaaagttttaaattattttgatatactaatattaaaaaaattaagaaaataatattattataatatattaaaaaaaagaaacaacttcTATTACAATACACAGATAATACatgtaaaacaaaaccaaacaagcGGTCAAGAATGCACAACCAACCAATGAAAaacacaaactttttttttttgtttttctcaaatgGAGGCAATCAAGTTAACCACTCTCCTAACCTGAAACTGTATCATGTCAGAAGCTTCTGTCTCTCTGACCCTTCTCATGTCCTCTAGTCTCTCACACGCTTTGAAAATGCATAAATCTTGAATTgaattcttctcttctctttctttctcacaTCATCAATGGCGGCGTGAGctccatgaaaataaaaaaatgaaatacttGTAAAAACTCTTTCAATCGTTTCCTTGGTGGCCGAAGGGAGTCTCCACCTAAATCCTCttcttatctctctctctctctacagtAGTAAAGATGCCAAACTTGATCGTGAAACTCTACAGTGTCTTCttcaaatatcaacaaaaacacCTCTTACAAACCCTTTCTCTATCTTCTCTCACTGATCAGAAACCTACCAACTCATTTGGCGTATCGTCCCGACCCCACGAATCCATCGCCGCTAGCAACCCTTCTTTTACTGACGGTGTAGCCACCAAAGACATCCATGTCGACCCCATCTCTTCTCTTTCCCTCCGCATTTTCCTACCTGACACAGCTATCACCTCCCCGTTGCCTTCAACCCATGATTACGGCGGCTATTTGCCTCCCCCGGGTAAATTTCACCGGAAGTTGCCTGTGATGCTGCAGTTTCACGGTGGCGGGTTTGTGAGCGGCAGCAATGAATCGGTAGGAAACGATGCGTTTTGTAGGAGAATCGCCAAACTGTGTGATGTTATTGTTGTGGCTGTTGGGTACAGATTGGCACCAGAGACCAAGTATCCGGGGGCTTTTGAAGATGGGTTCAAGGTTCTTAAATGGTTAGCAAAACAGGCTAATTTGGCTGCTTGTGGAAGATTGGATTCTCAAAGCCATATTTTTGATAGCTTTGGTGCTTCCATGGTCGAGCCTTGGTTAGCTGCTCATGGGGATCCTTCCAGGTATCCACTTGGATTAACTTGCCTGTTCTGTTCATCAAGCATataattaacatgaaaaaatcacattgattttgagttttatttactcatcaatttgtttttgttgattaatttacTAATTACAAGTTGGTTCTGTTCTAGTAACCTGGTAAAAGATTGTCCAAaagttacaaaaataaatatagctaATCAATTTGGTGACATTAAGATTTTTCAATAGCTCTCTTCTCCTTCTGTTTTAATGAAGTAGTCTTCCCTGACTTGGTATTGATATCAGAACAGATGTGTATTGCTTGGGGTGAGCTCTGGTGCGAACATAGCAGATTATTTGGCACGAAGGGCTGTAGAGGCTGGAAAGTTATTGGATCCTGTCAAGGTGGTGGCGCAAGTCCTCATGTTTCCTTTCTTCATTGGAAGCACTCCCACACATTCTGAGGTTAAACTGGCAAACTCATACTTCTACGATAAGGCTATGTGCAAGCTGGCATGGAAACTTTTCCTACCCAAGGAACAATTCAGCCTGGATCACCCAGCTGCCAACCCTTTGACTGCCGGAAGACAGCCGCCTCTGAAGTACATGCCACCAACACTAACAATTGTGGCAGAGCATGATTTTATGAGAGACCGGGCCATTTCTTACTCAGAGGAACTGCGAAAAGTTAACGTGGACGCACCTGTTCTTGATTATAAGGATACTGTGCATGAGTTCGCTACACTTGACGTGCTTCTCCATACACCACAGGCTCGGGTATGTGCTGAGGATGTAACTATATGGGTCAAAAAGTATATATCCCTTAAAGGTCATGagttttcttattaaataaatacaagCCAAAACGATAGAAAAAGAATGGAGAGGTTAGGAGAGGAAAGAGCTGCTTAATATATTCAAGTAGCAGCAAGAGCTTCCAGCTGGTTAGCCTAATTAGTTGATTATTTAGGACCTGGGAGGAAGggtttgttcttcttttcttgtaaaTTATCTGAGTGTTTGTCTGATAGTAGGcttttcaaatttttcaatggaattttttccattaaatatATCAGGGGCTTTCTTCTGTTCTTGTTTCCATTTTCGATATTCATAATATTGTACATGTAGGATTGAAATGAATGGCATAAATTTTCACCTTAGTTCTGTTTGATCTGTTCGAGGTTCCATGCATGAATCCAGCATAGCCTGCTTCTGGAAACGTGGGAGTGGTGCAATCCTGGTTGCACCGCAGCCGTGCCTACATTGCCCGGCAAGGATGCAGATGCATATATTTCCTTGCTGGTGCCAATGGAGCTTCTTACTGTGTCAACATATTTGAATGATACATGTTAGTTTACACAGCAGAGTTTCCTTGAGCAGTTTAGCAGATGCATTTTATAGCCTATGCCACATACACAGTAACTGTGAATGCAGAGGTGATCTGATTAGCACTGCTTTTACCTATATTTTAATCCATATTGAAGCCAAAGAACAAAGTTATGCTGCGACTTTGAAGAATGCCAAATGGAGTCCGCCATTTTTATTCATTGAGCTTGCTTCTACCATGTCGTCTTTAGAAACAGCTTTCAATCATCTATATAGAAATGGATGCATCCACGGGCCAACATTAGGCTCCCATTTCTGAGGATGTAAACGCATAAAATAGGGTTCTGATCTCAtaagattttattgaaatctCAGTGATTCAGAGATGGAAAAGGATCGCAACCAATTGGGGTAAATGAAAGCCCCATGTATTTTGCTTTTAGATCAAGACTCCATCCATGTAAATCTTCTGCCTCTAATTTGGAGACTCCACCACCCCTGGGTCCTAGCAATTTTAAATCACTAACAAAACTATGCAGGATCTTCCTTGCTTCATGCTGTAGAGATGCTAAGGAATAggctttttttcattcattatcCTTGAAGAAAACTTCATTGCAGGCCCTTAATTTCGCCAAGATGGGAACATCAAGAGATAAAGGATCGGTGGCCTGGCTGTAAAGGTCGTGAACTCTCTGGTTCAAAAATTTTCCCCCGTGATTCTGCACTAATGTTCTCAAAGATTGGatgagtttaaattaaaattttaatatcagtatattaaaataatttaaaaattaaaaaaaataattttaaataaaaaattaaattttttaaaaacaccgtGATATCTCGAGACGGTGCTGCCCTCCGAACCAGTAATTCCACCGATTAAACCAACtgatttttcaatgtgagaaTGCTTGGATATATGGTTATTGAATGGCGCCATCTTTCTtggaagctttttttttttttccttgcgtGTTGGTATGATGATCAGCGTGAAATAAGTACAAGAACCATCCACTATacatacattaataaaaatataaattattcacattatttgtgttttgcaaGATCCGGAGAGTAAATAGCAAGcaaacacaatatatatatatatatatatatatatatatatatatatattccgaaatctttcaatgtttttattttatttttataagaaaattatttttaaaaaaattcataaaaaaggtttttttaaaaataaaagaaattttagagagcatattaaaattaacaatcttCTTATgttgtgataataattgttatttaaattaattaaaatataaatatattaatttttttaaaattaaaacagtgttgttttatatttagttttttttaagaaattttggaCCGATCCTTCCATCATATaacttgttttaaaataataattatgactTTTATGAGATGGACTCAATAGATAAATTGAGTAAGATTTAAGGactgaaagaaataaaaacaaactttgAAGGACTTTAAATTCATTTGTCCCCTTCTCCCAACAACATCATCATCCTCCTCAACTCCATCTTCATTAATCAACAGCAAAACCAGATCCCGGCGTTCTCCTCTCTCTGTAGAGATGCCAAACTTAATTGTAAAACTCTACAGTGTCATCttcaaatatcaacaaaaacacCTCCTACAAAGCCTCATCGAAACCCCTGAATCCACCAAACCCAACCCATTTGGCATAACTTCTCGGCCCAGCGAATCCATCGCAGCTAGTAACCCATCATTTTCCGACGGTGTCGCCACCAAAGACATACATGTCGACCCCTACTCTTCTCTATCTCTCCGGATCTTCCTTCCCGATACAGCTGTCACCTCCTCATTGTCTTCTACCTATCAAATTACCAATTACGGTGGGTATTCTCCGGCGGAAGGAAAATCTCACCGGAAGTTGCCGGTGATGTTGCAGTTTCACGGAGGCGGGTTTGTCAGCGGGAGCAATGAGTCGGTAGGAAACGATGCGTTTTGCAGGAGAATAGCCAAATTGTGTGATGTGATTGTCGTGGCTGTTGGGTATCGATTGGCACCAGAGACCAAGTATCCTGGGGCTTTCGAAGATGGTTTCAAGGTTTTGAATTGGTTAGCAAAGCAGGCTAATTTGGCTGTTTGTGGGAGAGTGGGTGCTCAAAGCCATATGTTTGATAGCTTTGGGGCTTCCATGGTCGAGCCCTGGTTGGCTGCTCATGGAGATACTTCCAGGTactctttttgttgttttctcaCCCTATGGAGATTGAGTTTGCTTGTCTATTAAGCATTGTGTGCAAATGGGTATGctttgaatttcatttaattaattattaatccatatattttttatgcattgtTTTGTTGCTTGAGAGTATGGCAACACGAAATCGGAACAGGGGATGTGGTTTTGTTAAATTTCTGAAGAGAATTGGGAGTTTTACAGGAGAGAGTGATCTAATTATAGCATTGTTAAAAGATCTCATGCCATCAATTGTAAATAGCTCCATGATACAATGTAGATCTAATTTATAAATTGGAGTATGTTGTACAACGGGGATCTGA is a window encoding:
- the LOC7494793 gene encoding probable carboxylesterase 16: MPNLIVKLYSVFFKYQQKHLLQTLSLSSLTDQKPTNSFGVSSRPHESIAASNPSFTDGVATKDIHVDPISSLSLRIFLPDTAITSPLPSTHDYGGYLPPPGKFHRKLPVMLQFHGGGFVSGSNESVGNDAFCRRIAKLCDVIVVAVGYRLAPETKYPGAFEDGFKVLKWLAKQANLAACGRLDSQSHIFDSFGASMVEPWLAAHGDPSRCVLLGVSSGANIADYLARRAVEAGKLLDPVKVVAQVLMFPFFIGSTPTHSEVKLANSYFYDKAMCKLAWKLFLPKEQFSLDHPAANPLTAGRQPPLKYMPPTLTIVAEHDFMRDRAISYSEELRKVNVDAPVLDYKDTVHEFATLDVLLHTPQARVCAEDVTIWVKKYISLKGHEFSY
- the LOC7494794 gene encoding probable carboxylesterase 11: MPNLIVKLYSVIFKYQQKHLLQSLIETPESTKPNPFGITSRPSESIAASNPSFSDGVATKDIHVDPYSSLSLRIFLPDTAVTSSLSSTYQITNYGGYSPAEGKSHRKLPVMLQFHGGGFVSGSNESVGNDAFCRRIAKLCDVIVVAVGYRLAPETKYPGAFEDGFKVLNWLAKQANLAVCGRVGAQSHMFDSFGASMVEPWLAAHGDTSRCVLLGVSSGANIADYVAREAVEAGKRLDPVKVVAQILMFPFFIGSTPTHSEIKLASSYFYDKTMCMLAWKLFLPKEEFNLDHPAANPLIAGRQPPLKCMPPTLTVVAEHDFMRDRAIAYSEELRKVNVDAPLLDYKDGVHEFATLDVLLQTPQARVCAEDVSIWVKKYISLRGHEFSY